In Camelus bactrianus isolate YW-2024 breed Bactrian camel chromosome 18, ASM4877302v1, whole genome shotgun sequence, one DNA window encodes the following:
- the LOC105077281 gene encoding oncomodulin, translating to MCMFLLPFTTSHLFCVNSWKMSITDVLSADDIAAALQECQDPDTFEPQKFFQTSGLAKMSASQVKDVFRFIDNDQSGYLDEEELKFFLQKFESGARELTKSETKSLMAAADNDGDGKIGADGMFTPVRDLSSGSIGGGALAMTSDRCGLKLPFLNLAEPQSSHL from the exons ATGTGCATGTTTCTGCTGCCATTTACTACATCTCACTTATTCTGTGTGAACAGCTGGAAAATGAGCATCACAGATGTCCTTAGCGCTGACGACATCGCAGCAGCCCTGCAGGAATGCCAAG ACCCAGATACTTTTGAACCCCAAAAATTCTTCCAGACATCAGGCCTCGCCAAGATGTCAGCCAGTCAGGTGAAGGATGTTTTTCGTTTCATAGACAACGACCAGAGTGGATACCTGGATGAAGAAGAGCTTAA GTTTTTCCTCCAAAAGTTTGAGAGTGGTGCTAGAGAACTGACCAAGTCAGAAACCAAGTCCCTGATGGCAGCTGCGGATAACGATGGAGACGGGAAAATTGGGGCTGACGGTATGTTCACACCTGTGAGAGACTTAAGCTCAGGCAGCATCGGGGGCGGGGCTTTGGCCATGACATCAGACAGATGTGGGTTAAAACTCCCCTTTCTTaaccttgctgagcctcagtcttctcatctgtaa